From one Lycium barbarum isolate Lr01 chromosome 6, ASM1917538v2, whole genome shotgun sequence genomic stretch:
- the LOC132599617 gene encoding uncharacterized protein LOC132599617: MATSSFESIRARAMWRTCLASAFRTALACSIVGVATLFGPECFKTQVAFPAFSYVTVILVVTNATLGDTLRSCWLALYATIQGVCPAILSLWLIGPGRLTASTTATAVGLSAFFVVLPENTHLIAKRIALGQLVIVYVIGYINGGKTEPIMHPIHVAASTAVGVVACVLALLLPYPNLACCEVKEKSRLFVENAAERINLFVKAFSAEDNTSALALILQAKSLVNNGPKLLQAIKSKQESMKWERFPFKFLRSYGDNPGDKFQEIQTPLRGMQIALENSPPFPVGILNTELKDGLEKLGDHISKQIKNMSLIESATVPESDAHDAEKFLQTLQTIQPTKKDLPSLFFIFCLKNLLSKPIFPLSSKKESIGSNKQVDQEEFMRKTWNNLAITINSRRFMAAFKCSLSLGFAILFGSIYSKENGFWAGLPVAISLAATREATFKVANIKAQGTVLGTVYGVLGCFLFERFVQIRFLSLLPWFIVSSFLSRSRMYGQAGGISAVIGAVLILGRQGFGPPSEFAIARITETFIGLSCSIMVEILFHPTRASTLTKIQLSNSFKILHEGIDSITLSSSNKNSLDESLTKLKFHINELGKFIAEAEAEPNFWFLPFSSACYGKLIGSLSKMVEYLHFGSQALRFLEQQSTSTSIDSNVWKAIVNKLDADLMLFKDLIGTSTKCFEEVSSVKSLAVLDKEFEKKKNSIDIELGKSSSYNTRSSSDEDGNEKNLSSYIQHSNELVDVMVNGGNKSELVLSLSALGFCMESLVKETKEMEKAIKELVQWENPSCHVNLYDISCKVRALANTETN; this comes from the exons ATGGCAACCTCTAGCTTCGAATCGATTCGAGCTAGAGCTATGTGGCGGACTTGCTTAGCCTCCGCCTTTCGAACCGCCTTGGCTTGTTCGATAGTTGGTGTTGCCACCCTTTTCGGGCCCGAATGCTTCAAAACTCAAGTCGCATTCCCAGCTTTCTCCTACGTTACGGTTATTCTCGTCGTGACTAATGCCACGTTAGGTGACACTTTACGTAGTTGTTGGCTCGCACTTTATGCCACAATTCAAGGTGTTTGTCCCGCTATACTGAGCCTGTGGTTGATAGGGCCGGGCAGGCTCACGGCCAGCACCACGGCTACGGCCGTGGGGCTGAGCGCGTTTTTTGTGGTCCTGCCCGAAAATACTCACTTGATAGCGAAGCGTATCGCGCTAGGGCAACTTGTTATTGTGTATGTTATAGGTTATATTAATGGTGGAAAAACGGAACCAATTATGCACCCGATTCACGTTGCCGCTAGCACGGCGGTTGGAGTGGTGGCTTGTGTTTTAGCATTGCTGCTTCCATATCCAAATCTTGCATGTTGTGAG GTAAAAGAGAAGAGCAGGCTCTTCGTGGAAAATGCTGCCGAGAGGATTAACCTGTTTGTGAAGGCATTCTCGGCTGAAGACAACACTTCAGCACTTGCTTTAATTCTTCAAGCGAAGTCCTTAGTTAACAATGGACCCAAACTTCTCCAAGCCATTAAATCCAAACAA GAAAGCATGAAATGGGAAAGATTTCCTTTCAAGTTCTTAAGATCCTATGGAGATAATCCAGGGGACAAATTTCAAGAAATCCAAACACCCTTAAGAGGGATGCAAATTGCATTGGAAAATTCTCCTCCATTTCCAGTTGGTATTCTTAACACAGAGCTAAAAGATGGTCTAGAAAAACTAGGAGATCACATCTCAAAGCAAATCAAGAACATGTCCCTAATTGAGTCAGCCACTGTCCCAGAGTCAGATGCACATGATGCAGAAAAGTTCCTCcaaacacttcaaacaattcaaccaaccaAAAAAGATCTACcctctttatttttcattttttgccTAAAAAATCTATTAAGCAAACCAATATTCCCTTTATCATCCAAAAAAGAATCCATTGGTTCCAACAAACAAGTTGATCAAGAAGAATTTATGAGGAAGACATGGAACAATTTGGCAATTACTATAAATAGCAGAAGATTTATGGCAGCTTTTAAGTGTTCACTTTCATTAGGATTTGCTATTCTTTTTGGATCAATATATAGCAAAGAGAATGGATTTTGGGCAGGGCTGCCAGTTGCAATAAGCCTTGCAGCAACAAGAGAAGCAACATTTAAAGTTGCTAATATTAAGGCACAAGGGACAGTATTGGGAACAGTATATGGTGTCTTAGGATGTTTTCTCTTTGAAAGATTTGTGCAAATAAGGTTCTTGTCTTTGCTTCCTTGGTTCATTGTCAGCAGCTTTTTGAGCCGTAGCCGGATGTACGGCCAGGCAG GTGGGATTTCGGCTGTTATTGGCGCAGTACTAATTCTAGGTAGACAAGGATTTGGTCCcccaagtgaatttgccatagcAAGAATCACAGAAACCTTCATTGGATTATCATGTTCCATCATGGTCGAAATTTTGTTCCACCCAACAAGAGCTTCTACATTAACTAAAATCCAGCTCTCCAACAGCTTCAAAATATTGCACGAAGGCATCGACTCGATAACCCTCTCGTCATCTAACAAAAATAGTTTAGACGAAAGCCTAACTAAGCTTAAATTCCACATAAACGAATTGGGAAAATTCATAGCGGAAGCTGAGGCAGAGCCCAATTTTTGGTTTTTGCCTTTTAGTAGTGCTTGTTATGGTAAGCTCATAGGGTCCTTATCAAAAATGGTGGAATATTTACATTTTGGGTCACAAGCACTAAGATTCCTCGAACAACAATCAACAAGTACCTCAATAGACAGTAATGTCTGGAAAGCAATTGTGAACAAACTAGATGCTGACCTCATGCTTTTCAAGGATTTAATTGGCACGTCCACTAAATGTTTCGAGGAGGTTAGTTCGGTAAAATCACTCGCGGTACTTGATAAAGAATTCGAGAAGAAGAAAAATTCAATTGATATTGAGTTgggaaaatcatcatcatataatacAAGGTCCTCAAGTGATGAAGATGGAAATGAGAAAAACTTAAGTTCTTATATTCAACATTCAAATGAACTTGTGGATGTTATGGTCAATGGTGGTAATAAAAGTGAATTGGTTTTGAGTTTGAGTGCTTTGGGTTTTTGCATGGAGAGTCTTGTGAAGGAGACTAAAGAGATGGAGAAGGCAATTAAAGAACTTGTACAGTGGGAGAACCCATCATGTCATGTAAATTTGTATGACATTTCTTGTAAAGTACGGGCTTTAGCCAATACTGAAACAAACTGA